The Psychromonas sp. MME1 genome window below encodes:
- a CDS encoding aspartate aminotransferase family protein, with the protein MSNTETTRALFDQVMVPNYAPLNMIPVRGEGSRVWDQEDKEYLDLTSGIAVNALGHAHPELVSALTEQAKKIWHVSNIYTNEPALSLAQNLVENTFAEKVFFANSGAEANEAALKLARRFACDNYCADKTEIIAFYQGFHGRTFFTVTVGGQASYSDGFGPKPADITHLQYNDLAALEKAISDKTCAVILEPLQGEGGVLPIDKKFAQGVRDLCDKYHALMIFDEVQTGMGRTGELFAYMGLGVTPDILTSAKSLGSGFPISAMLTLTKYAQSLTPGTHGTTFGGNPLACAVANKAFELINTPQMLQGVKEKGVLIRQLLAEINDEFSVFQEIRGAGLLIGAVLNESYQGRAKEFLTVSAENGLLVLIAGANVIRFAPALNISNDEIKEALLKFKQAVKAVVVNK; encoded by the coding sequence ATGTCAAACACAGAAACCACTCGTGCACTTTTCGATCAAGTAATGGTGCCCAATTATGCGCCTTTGAATATGATCCCTGTACGAGGTGAAGGCTCTCGAGTTTGGGATCAAGAGGATAAAGAATACTTAGATTTAACCAGCGGTATCGCGGTAAATGCGCTCGGACATGCTCACCCTGAATTGGTTAGTGCATTAACTGAACAAGCGAAAAAAATATGGCATGTGAGTAATATTTATACCAATGAACCTGCATTATCATTGGCACAAAATTTAGTCGAAAATACCTTTGCTGAAAAAGTGTTTTTCGCAAATTCAGGCGCAGAAGCGAATGAGGCTGCATTAAAACTGGCACGTCGCTTTGCTTGTGATAACTATTGCGCGGATAAAACAGAAATTATTGCTTTCTATCAAGGCTTTCATGGGCGAACTTTTTTCACCGTCACTGTTGGTGGACAAGCCAGTTATTCCGACGGTTTTGGCCCCAAACCAGCTGATATAACACATTTACAATATAATGATTTAGCAGCTTTAGAAAAGGCTATTTCAGATAAAACCTGTGCGGTTATTTTAGAACCCTTACAAGGGGAAGGTGGGGTTTTACCCATCGACAAGAAATTTGCGCAAGGGGTACGTGATTTATGCGATAAATACCATGCCTTAATGATTTTTGATGAAGTGCAGACGGGGATGGGGCGTACGGGTGAGTTATTTGCCTATATGGGCTTGGGGGTAACGCCAGATATATTAACCTCGGCAAAATCATTAGGTTCAGGCTTTCCTATCTCTGCAATGTTGACCTTAACGAAGTATGCGCAGAGCTTAACACCGGGTACTCATGGCACCACCTTTGGTGGTAACCCATTGGCCTGTGCGGTAGCAAACAAAGCCTTTGAATTAATTAATACGCCACAAATGTTACAAGGCGTAAAAGAGAAAGGGGTGTTAATACGCCAACTATTAGCTGAAATTAATGATGAATTTTCCGTTTTTCAGGAAATTCGTGGTGCGGGATTATTAATAGGTGCGGTATTGAATGAATCCTATCAAGGGCGTGCTAAGGAATTTTTAACCGTGAGTGCCGAAAATGGGTTGTTGGTGCTGATTGCGGGTGCGAATGTGATCCGTTTTGCTCCTGCATTGAATATAAGTAATGATGAAATTAAAGAAGCGCTGCTTAAATTCAAGCAAGCGGTAAAAGCGGTTGTTGTAAATAAATAA
- a CDS encoding peroxiredoxin-like family protein, with protein MSLEKQLNEIRTAYAKNIPTEKLHIMLAETEKLKASSVAQYAPKVGDQFPNFTLTDQLGNAVSLSDKLSQGAVVLTFYRGGWCPYCNLELRAYQQILDEIKARGANLLAITPELPDASLTTIEKNSLKFSVLSDPKSAFAKTLDLVFTLPESLRPIYKSFGIDLEAHNGNGVFELPLAATYVIEKTGKVVFADINADYTHRAEPLAAISALDNA; from the coding sequence ATGAGCTTGGAAAAACAACTAAACGAAATACGCACAGCATATGCTAAAAATATTCCGACTGAAAAGCTGCATATTATGTTAGCAGAAACAGAAAAATTGAAGGCTTCATCAGTAGCACAATACGCCCCAAAAGTTGGCGATCAATTTCCTAACTTCACACTAACAGATCAACTCGGTAATGCGGTAAGTTTGTCTGATAAATTATCTCAAGGGGCTGTAGTGCTAACCTTTTATCGAGGTGGCTGGTGCCCCTACTGCAACTTAGAGCTACGAGCATACCAACAAATATTGGATGAAATAAAAGCACGAGGAGCCAATCTATTGGCCATTACCCCTGAACTACCCGATGCATCACTTACAACAATAGAAAAAAACTCACTGAAATTTTCCGTATTATCCGATCCTAAATCGGCTTTTGCTAAAACACTGGATTTGGTATTTACTTTACCTGAATCACTAAGACCAATTTACAAAAGTTTTGGTATTGATCTGGAAGCACACAACGGCAATGGTGTGTTTGAACTACCACTCGCGGCAACTTACGTTATCGAAAAAACGGGTAAAGTCGTATTTGCTGATATAAATGCAGACTACACCCATCGAGCAGAACCTTTAGCAGCAATTAGCGCATTAGATAACGCATAA
- a CDS encoding nuclear transport factor 2 family protein, translating to MSRPPIPPFNLETATQKIRLAEDGWNSRDPKKVALAYTEDCLWRNRAEFIQGREEIEALLTRKWTRELDYRLIKELWAFTENRIAVRFAYEFHDDSGQWFRAYGNENWEFAEDGLMHRRIASINEHPIANSERLLHWETEHRPNNHQSLSDLGL from the coding sequence ATGTCAAGACCACCAATTCCACCTTTTAACCTAGAAACTGCCACTCAGAAAATTCGATTAGCAGAAGATGGCTGGAATAGCCGTGATCCTAAAAAGGTCGCATTAGCCTATACCGAAGATTGTCTTTGGCGTAATCGCGCCGAATTTATTCAGGGACGTGAAGAAATAGAGGCTTTGCTAACCCGAAAATGGACTCGAGAACTTGATTACCGCTTAATAAAAGAACTTTGGGCATTTACTGAAAATCGTATTGCCGTGCGATTTGCTTATGAATTCCATGATGATTCCGGACAATGGTTTAGAGCGTATGGCAATGAAAACTGGGAATTTGCAGAGGATGGCTTAATGCACCGTCGCATCGCCAGCATTAATGAACACCCTATCGCAAACAGTGAACGCTTACTTCACTGGGAAACCGAACATCGACCTAATAACCACCAAAGCCTAAGCGACTTGGGATTATAA
- a CDS encoding LysR family transcriptional regulator, translated as MDKLQSIKVFIEVAKCQSFSEAALTLNMSAPAVTRAVAALEDRLRVKLLNRTTRLVRLTAPGLRFLHDAENILESLNEAECAASGVYSKPAGTLTVTAPVLFGQKYIMPIIQEYLDTYPDVRVKAVFFDRVTSLLEEELDVAIRIGYLKDSSLYATQVGQVRRVVCASPRYFIHKGVPMHPSDLADHDIIYPETYESRPEWKFQHQGVIETVKLEPRLSCNQNAAALKAALDGYGITRLMSYQVAQELANGTLQDVLTSYEGEPLPVSILHIEGRRTNAKIRTFIDLAAARLKKSLIF; from the coding sequence ATGGATAAATTACAATCAATAAAGGTCTTTATAGAAGTCGCTAAATGCCAGAGTTTTTCTGAGGCGGCATTAACTTTAAATATGTCTGCGCCCGCAGTAACAAGGGCGGTAGCTGCCTTGGAAGATAGGTTACGTGTTAAGCTTCTGAATCGCACCACAAGACTTGTTAGGTTAACCGCGCCAGGTCTGCGTTTTTTACATGATGCAGAAAATATATTAGAATCCCTTAATGAGGCAGAGTGTGCTGCATCTGGCGTTTACTCAAAACCAGCGGGAACATTAACGGTTACTGCACCGGTGTTGTTTGGCCAAAAATATATAATGCCAATAATACAAGAGTACTTGGATACTTACCCCGATGTACGAGTAAAGGCCGTTTTTTTTGACCGTGTTACCAGTTTATTAGAAGAGGAGTTGGATGTTGCAATCCGCATTGGTTATCTAAAAGATTCAAGTCTTTATGCTACACAAGTGGGGCAGGTAAGGAGAGTTGTTTGTGCATCGCCTAGATATTTTATACATAAAGGTGTTCCCATGCACCCAAGTGATCTTGCTGACCATGATATTATTTATCCAGAGACTTATGAAAGCAGGCCAGAGTGGAAATTTCAACATCAAGGTGTGATCGAGACGGTTAAGTTAGAGCCTCGTCTATCTTGCAATCAAAATGCGGCTGCATTAAAGGCTGCGTTAGATGGTTATGGTATAACTCGGTTAATGTCTTATCAAGTTGCACAAGAGCTGGCAAACGGCACTTTACAAGATGTACTAACAAGCTATGAAGGTGAGCCTCTTCCCGTAAGCATTTTACACATAGAAGGTCGTCGAACGAATGCAAAGATAAGAACTTTCATTGATTTAGCTGCTGCGCGTTTGAAAAAGTCGTTAATATTTTAA
- a CDS encoding serine/threonine protein kinase codes for MTSKLFSYQSLTPEIQLDALASIGIYPETGLVALNSYENRVSLFTDENKIRYVVKFYRPQRWSDQQLLEEHQFCQELQQQGCNIAAPVAINQQTVFQFKHYYFALFKSLSARSLDIENIDQLYEVGRTLGKVHRIGAQKDFIYRQTLTIENMVSTPLLELRTSELIPKYLRQPLFTALDLLAERIKTSLSSYQAKQIRLHGDCHPSNILMNNEQPYLVDFDDCKMGPAIQDIWMLLHGDRQEQQLQLSMLLEGYQEEFDFDPKELRLIESLRGMRIINYLCWINKRWTDPAFPVSFPWFITEQYWKELLQSLQQQISLLAQEPLSLQPDY; via the coding sequence ATGACAAGCAAGCTATTTAGTTATCAATCTTTAACACCAGAAATACAACTTGATGCGTTAGCGAGTATCGGCATTTACCCCGAAACGGGGTTAGTCGCACTCAACTCCTACGAAAATAGGGTCTCTTTATTTACCGATGAGAATAAGATTCGTTATGTAGTAAAATTCTATCGACCACAGCGTTGGTCTGACCAACAGTTGCTCGAAGAACATCAATTTTGTCAGGAACTACAGCAACAAGGGTGTAATATTGCAGCACCAGTGGCCATTAACCAACAAACAGTCTTTCAATTTAAGCACTACTATTTTGCGCTATTCAAAAGCCTATCGGCACGGAGTCTGGATATTGAAAATATTGATCAGCTCTATGAGGTTGGCCGCACATTAGGAAAAGTCCATCGTATCGGTGCGCAAAAGGATTTTATCTATCGCCAGACTCTTACTATAGAAAACATGGTATCAACCCCGTTACTTGAATTGCGAACGAGTGAGCTGATCCCGAAATATTTACGGCAACCTTTATTCACTGCATTAGATTTACTCGCAGAGCGAATCAAAACATCCCTATCAAGCTATCAAGCTAAGCAGATTCGATTACACGGGGATTGCCACCCCAGTAATATTCTAATGAACAATGAGCAACCTTATTTGGTCGATTTTGATGATTGTAAAATGGGCCCAGCTATTCAAGATATCTGGATGTTATTACATGGCGATAGACAAGAGCAGCAATTACAGCTATCAATGCTGCTAGAAGGTTACCAAGAAGAGTTCGATTTTGATCCTAAAGAGCTGCGGTTGATCGAATCCTTACGCGGTATGCGTATTATAAATTATCTGTGTTGGATCAATAAACGCTGGACAGACCCAGCCTTTCCAGTTAGTTTTCCATGGTTTATAACTGAACAATATTGGAAAGAGTTGTTACAATCACTACAACAACAAATTTCATTGCTTGCACAGGAGCCTCTTTCTCTGCAGCCTGACTATTAA
- a CDS encoding uridine kinase — translation MFNNAAQIKSVLRDLHNKKASSKAQIIAISGIEGGGKRALTEKIAQALRLEGINVAIVHGDDWEAAENIRFNVMNSPEEYYLNAYRYDEMIEQLILPLKLFSSVTTSVTLDDVNHPRTVEYDFTDIEIVLIEGVYLLQEAYLELYDYTCWVESDFDAAFTRLVNQANIEESQEALVNLFEQLIKPASQYHIYSDDPKGNADSIYIEQEAEKSTNELS, via the coding sequence GTGTTTAATAACGCAGCACAAATAAAATCTGTTTTACGCGATCTACACAACAAAAAAGCCTCAAGCAAAGCGCAAATTATCGCGATTAGTGGTATTGAAGGCGGCGGCAAGCGCGCATTAACAGAAAAAATAGCACAAGCTCTGCGCCTTGAAGGTATTAATGTTGCCATCGTCCATGGTGATGATTGGGAAGCCGCTGAAAACATACGTTTTAATGTAATGAACAGCCCAGAAGAATATTATCTCAACGCCTATCGTTATGATGAGATGATTGAACAACTGATTTTGCCATTAAAGCTATTCTCTAGCGTAACAACATCTGTAACGCTTGACGATGTGAACCATCCTCGCACCGTTGAGTATGATTTTACTGATATTGAAATTGTCCTTATTGAAGGCGTTTACCTTCTACAGGAAGCTTATTTAGAACTCTATGATTATACCTGTTGGGTGGAAAGTGACTTTGATGCAGCCTTCACTCGGTTAGTAAATCAAGCCAATATAGAAGAATCCCAAGAAGCATTAGTCAATCTTTTCGAACAATTGATAAAACCTGCGAGCCAATATCATATTTACAGTGATGATCCGAAAGGCAATGCAGATTCAATTTACATAGAACAAGAAGCAGAGAAATCGACGAATGAGCTCAGCTAA
- a CDS encoding TetR/AcrR family transcriptional regulator, which translates to MANKKFDADIVLEQALATFWRYGFYGTTIPQLVKATTLRPGSLYREFGNKEALYKRALSRYTEKTIDNINQVISESSDVLEGVLKILKGLQTSANSDSYCGCFLIKSQLELSAHNPKVSAYVSTELARIEENYKCQLMHFFTSAQSKLYAKQLMIVIFGLRVDGYQKNQLENSEELLLGLLPWLGNEYQCY; encoded by the coding sequence ATGGCGAATAAAAAATTTGATGCAGATATTGTACTAGAACAGGCTCTAGCTACTTTTTGGCGATATGGTTTTTATGGCACGACTATACCTCAATTGGTTAAAGCGACGACTCTGCGTCCAGGGAGCCTTTATCGTGAGTTTGGAAATAAAGAGGCTCTGTATAAGCGAGCTTTGAGTCGATATACCGAAAAGACGATTGATAATATCAACCAAGTTATCAGTGAAAGTAGTGATGTACTTGAGGGGGTGTTGAAAATTTTAAAGGGGTTGCAAACGAGTGCTAACTCTGACTCCTATTGCGGATGTTTTTTAATTAAAAGCCAACTTGAATTATCAGCGCACAATCCGAAAGTTTCTGCTTATGTATCAACTGAGTTAGCGCGCATAGAAGAAAATTATAAGTGTCAGCTGATGCATTTTTTCACTTCAGCGCAAAGTAAGCTGTATGCCAAGCAATTGATGATCGTAATCTTTGGATTAAGGGTTGATGGCTATCAAAAAAATCAATTGGAAAATAGTGAGGAGTTATTGCTGGGATTATTACCTTGGCTGGGTAATGAATATCAATGCTATTAA
- a CDS encoding aminodeoxychorismate/anthranilate synthase component II, whose translation MLLMIDNYDSFTYNLVQYFGELQQEVIVKRNDQISIQEIADLNPDHIVISPGPCTPNEAGISLPVIERFAGKIPLLGVCLGHQSIAQVFGAQVVRAQKVMHGKNSLINHDGKGVFTGLSSPLNITRYHSLIVEPSTLPSCFDVSAHVIGSNEIMAIRHKYLALEGVQFHPESIMSEQGLQLLNNFIKQGIGFKK comes from the coding sequence ATGCTACTTATGATTGATAATTACGATTCATTTACATATAACTTGGTGCAATACTTTGGTGAATTACAACAAGAAGTTATTGTTAAAAGAAATGATCAAATTAGTATCCAAGAAATTGCCGATTTAAACCCCGACCACATTGTCATCTCCCCGGGCCCTTGCACCCCTAATGAAGCGGGTATTTCTTTGCCTGTTATAGAACGTTTTGCTGGGAAAATTCCTTTACTAGGCGTCTGTTTAGGGCATCAAAGTATTGCTCAAGTGTTTGGTGCGCAAGTCGTGCGTGCGCAGAAGGTTATGCATGGTAAAAATTCATTAATTAACCACGATGGAAAGGGGGTCTTTACTGGATTAAGTTCACCCTTAAATATAACGCGTTATCATAGTTTAATTGTTGAACCTAGTACCTTACCAAGCTGTTTTGATGTTTCAGCGCATGTTATTGGTAGCAATGAAATAATGGCTATTCGTCATAAATATTTAGCTCTTGAGGGGGTGCAATTTCACCCTGAAAGCATCATGTCTGAACAAGGTTTACAGTTACTGAATAATTTTATTAAACAGGGTATTGGTTTCAAAAAATAA
- the glpX gene encoding class II fructose-bisphosphatase — MRRELAIEFSRVTEAAALAAYKWLGRGDKNTADGAAVEAMRLIFNQIDIDGEIVIGEGEIDEAPMLYIGEHVGTGKGDAVDIAVDPIEGTRMTAMGQSNALAVLAVGEKGSFLRAPDMYMEKLIVGPNAKEAINLELSLEQNLKSIAFALGKSLTELTVATLAKPRHDRIIKDMQGLGVRVFAIPDGDVAISVLACMPDNQVDVLYCIGGAPEGVISAAVVRALDGNMQARLIPRPMVKGPTEENIRIGKEEVERCKAVGIEVNKVLKLEDLVKNDNVIFSATGITKGDLVEGVEKMGRLATTETLLVRGKSRTVRRIRSTHYLDRKDPKLKEIIL, encoded by the coding sequence ATGAGACGCGAATTAGCAATTGAATTTTCTCGAGTAACAGAGGCAGCAGCCTTAGCGGCTTATAAATGGTTAGGAAGAGGCGATAAAAATACAGCAGATGGCGCAGCGGTAGAAGCTATGCGTTTAATATTCAATCAAATTGATATTGATGGTGAAATCGTTATTGGTGAAGGTGAGATAGATGAAGCGCCAATGCTTTATATTGGCGAACATGTTGGAACGGGTAAAGGGGATGCTGTTGATATAGCAGTAGATCCTATTGAAGGCACTCGTATGACGGCGATGGGACAATCGAATGCCTTAGCTGTATTAGCTGTTGGTGAAAAGGGTAGCTTTTTACGTGCTCCCGATATGTATATGGAAAAACTCATTGTTGGGCCAAATGCAAAAGAAGCGATTAACTTGGAGTTATCTTTAGAGCAAAATTTAAAATCAATCGCATTTGCTTTGGGTAAATCGCTAACTGAGTTAACCGTTGCTACCTTAGCAAAACCTCGCCATGATCGTATTATTAAAGATATGCAAGGATTAGGTGTACGCGTATTTGCTATTCCCGATGGCGATGTCGCTATCTCTGTTTTAGCCTGTATGCCAGATAATCAGGTTGATGTATTGTATTGTATTGGTGGCGCTCCTGAAGGCGTTATTTCTGCTGCGGTAGTGCGTGCCTTAGATGGTAATATGCAAGCGCGTTTAATCCCAAGACCGATGGTTAAGGGGCCTACAGAAGAAAATATTCGTATTGGTAAAGAAGAGGTTGAGCGCTGCAAAGCAGTGGGTATTGAAGTTAATAAGGTATTGAAATTAGAAGATTTAGTTAAAAATGATAATGTTATCTTTTCGGCAACGGGGATCACTAAAGGCGATTTAGTTGAGGGAGTTGAAAAAATGGGTCGTTTAGCGACGACTGAGACACTATTAGTTCGCGGTAAATCTCGAACCGTTCGCCGTATTCGCTCAACCCATTATTTAGACCGTAAAGATCCTAAATTAAAAGAGATAATTCTTTAA
- a CDS encoding thiol:disulfide interchange protein DsbA/DsbL — translation MKHIFAFFLALILLPLTAQAAEFKEGTHYEVIKQTTTEKPEVMEFFSFYCPHCFQFEPLITMLKKDLPANVEVKKNHVDFLGKEMGPLLTRAYAAAEMLQVEDKVAEIFFDQLHTQRKAINGENDVLSAFEKAGVSKEEAKAALASFPVSGLASQMKRNTEEFQIRGVPTVIVNGKYKVNTGSVRSNEEFIALVSFLTKKTD, via the coding sequence ATGAAACATATTTTTGCATTTTTTCTCGCTTTAATTTTACTACCGCTGACAGCACAGGCAGCGGAGTTCAAAGAAGGCACTCACTACGAAGTCATTAAACAAACGACGACAGAAAAGCCTGAAGTGATGGAATTTTTCTCTTTTTATTGCCCACACTGTTTTCAATTTGAACCATTAATAACGATGCTTAAAAAAGATTTGCCCGCTAACGTCGAAGTTAAAAAGAACCATGTTGATTTCCTTGGTAAAGAGATGGGGCCACTACTAACTCGTGCCTATGCAGCCGCAGAAATGCTTCAGGTCGAAGATAAAGTAGCAGAAATATTCTTTGATCAACTTCATACGCAACGTAAAGCGATCAATGGCGAAAATGATGTACTAAGTGCCTTTGAAAAAGCGGGTGTTTCTAAAGAAGAAGCAAAAGCGGCATTAGCAAGCTTCCCGGTTAGTGGACTCGCATCACAAATGAAACGCAATACGGAAGAGTTTCAAATCCGAGGCGTACCAACCGTTATTGTTAATGGTAAATACAAAGTCAATACTGGTTCTGTTAGAAGCAATGAGGAATTTATTGCTTTAGTTAGCTTCTTAACTAAAAAAACAGATTAA